From one Tetragenococcus osmophilus genomic stretch:
- a CDS encoding tRNA dihydrouridine synthase, with amino-acid sequence MTKNFWAELPKPFFILAPMEDVTDVAFRHVIKEAGAPDVYFTEFTNSDSYCHPDGRQSVQGRLTFTEDEKPIVAHIWGDKPEYFREMSLGLAEMGFSGVDINMGCPVRNVVRRGKGSGLILRPEVATELIDAAKAGGLPVSVKTRIGYEQMAEMEEWITHLLKQDIVNLSIHLRTRKEMSKADAHWDMIPQIVAIRDRIAPQTLITINGDIPDRQTGLELVEKYGVDGVMIGRGVFNNPFAFETHPEEHSVQQYIDLLRLQLDLQDYYSESVPRPVAGLRRFFKIYIKGFPGASDLRAELMQTETTNEIREALDNFFENQTNLSVK; translated from the coding sequence ATGACTAAGAATTTTTGGGCAGAGTTACCTAAGCCCTTTTTTATTTTAGCGCCAATGGAAGACGTGACAGATGTCGCTTTTCGTCATGTGATAAAAGAAGCTGGTGCGCCGGATGTTTATTTTACTGAGTTTACTAATTCGGATAGTTACTGTCATCCTGATGGTAGACAAAGTGTACAAGGTCGTCTGACTTTCACAGAAGATGAAAAGCCCATCGTGGCACATATTTGGGGTGATAAACCTGAATATTTCCGTGAGATGAGTCTTGGTTTAGCAGAAATGGGCTTTAGTGGTGTTGATATTAATATGGGCTGTCCGGTTCGTAATGTGGTAAGACGTGGGAAAGGTAGTGGTCTAATTTTACGACCAGAAGTTGCTACTGAATTGATTGATGCAGCTAAAGCTGGTGGCTTGCCTGTTAGTGTGAAAACGCGGATCGGCTATGAGCAAATGGCAGAGATGGAAGAATGGATTACTCACTTATTAAAACAAGATATTGTCAATCTATCGATTCATCTACGGACGCGTAAAGAAATGAGTAAAGCAGACGCCCATTGGGACATGATTCCACAGATTGTAGCTATTCGCGATCGAATTGCGCCGCAAACTTTGATTACAATTAATGGTGATATTCCTGATCGTCAAACGGGATTGGAACTCGTGGAAAAATACGGCGTGGATGGAGTTATGATAGGCCGTGGTGTTTTTAATAATCCTTTTGCCTTTGAAACGCATCCTGAAGAACATAGTGTGCAGCAATATATTGATTTGTTGCGCTTACAGCTTGATTTACAAGACTATTATAGTGAATCTGTTCCTCGCCCTGTTGCTGGCTTACGTCGTTTCTTTAAAATTTACATTAAAGGTTTTCCAGGAGCTAGCGATTTGCGAGCTGAATTGATGCAAACAGAAACGACAAATGAAATACGCGAAGCTTTAGATAATTTTTTTGAAAATCAAACTAACCTCTCAGTTAAATAA
- the ggt gene encoding gamma-glutamyltransferase yields MKFDPYMYRYPSRRNLVFGKNGVVASASPLASQAGLDILKKGGNAIDAAVATATALTVVEPSGNGIGGDCFAIIWYEGKIYGINASGFAPENISREELLEKGEEISLYGLDSLTVPGAPGGWAALSERFGNLSLSEAVEPAATIAEEGFPVAANVAALWKRYYGIYSAQLEKYPVLKTWFDTYCPDGRPLKAGELFKAPNHAKTLREIGRTNAESFYKGEIAEAIDAFSRENGGYLRKEDLAKYQPEWVKPLSTNYKGYDVWQLPPNGIGVIVLMALNNLEQMELQGKDDVETYHAQIEALKLAFEDGLEFIGDPLDEGLNVDLEQLLSKEWAKERTSQITDEAMDPKPGNLPSSGTVYFSVADKDGNMVSFIQSCYTGFGSGAVVPDYGISLHNRGNQFSLKKGHPNEIKPGKRPYHTIIPGFLSQDGKAVGPFGVMGGPLQPQAHMQVVSSMVDFHLNPQEAIDAPRWQWTSGKSVQLEPSFPFHIAEALKRRGHNIQLLNETIMIGRGQIILQQDDGVYVAATEGRTDGYIAVW; encoded by the coding sequence ATGAAATTTGATCCATATATGTATCGTTATCCTTCACGACGTAACTTAGTGTTTGGAAAAAATGGCGTTGTAGCAAGTGCAAGTCCGTTAGCTTCGCAAGCAGGTTTAGATATTTTAAAAAAAGGTGGAAATGCGATTGACGCAGCTGTGGCAACAGCGACAGCTTTAACCGTTGTGGAACCTTCAGGAAATGGAATCGGCGGCGATTGTTTTGCTATTATTTGGTATGAAGGGAAAATTTATGGGATAAATGCCAGTGGCTTTGCGCCCGAAAATATTTCTCGCGAAGAATTATTGGAAAAAGGTGAGGAGATTTCCTTATACGGTCTAGATTCTCTTACGGTGCCAGGAGCCCCTGGCGGATGGGCTGCTTTATCGGAGCGTTTTGGAAATTTATCTCTAAGTGAAGCGGTGGAACCTGCTGCTACTATAGCAGAAGAAGGGTTTCCTGTAGCGGCTAATGTCGCTGCTTTATGGAAAAGATATTATGGTATTTATTCGGCACAATTAGAGAAATATCCCGTTTTAAAAACTTGGTTTGATACTTATTGTCCTGATGGACGTCCGTTAAAAGCAGGAGAGCTATTTAAAGCACCTAATCATGCCAAAACGCTTCGTGAGATTGGAAGAACAAACGCGGAAAGTTTTTATAAAGGAGAAATCGCAGAGGCTATTGATGCTTTTTCTAGAGAAAATGGAGGTTACTTACGCAAAGAAGATTTAGCGAAATACCAGCCTGAATGGGTAAAACCTCTATCAACAAATTACAAAGGCTATGATGTCTGGCAATTACCGCCTAATGGCATTGGCGTGATTGTTTTGATGGCATTAAATAATCTTGAACAAATGGAACTGCAAGGAAAAGATGATGTGGAAACCTATCATGCACAAATTGAAGCTTTGAAATTAGCTTTTGAGGATGGGCTAGAATTTATTGGCGATCCATTAGATGAAGGTCTTAATGTTGACTTAGAGCAATTACTTTCAAAAGAGTGGGCGAAAGAACGTACTTCACAAATCACGGACGAAGCGATGGATCCAAAACCAGGAAATCTGCCATCAAGTGGCACCGTATATTTTAGTGTGGCTGATAAAGATGGCAATATGGTTTCTTTCATCCAAAGTTGTTATACAGGTTTTGGCTCTGGGGCTGTTGTTCCCGATTATGGCATCAGTTTGCACAATCGTGGCAATCAGTTTTCTTTGAAAAAAGGCCATCCTAATGAGATCAAGCCAGGGAAACGTCCGTATCATACGATTATTCCAGGCTTTTTGTCTCAAGACGGTAAAGCAGTCGGGCCGTTTGGTGTTATGGGAGGGCCATTACAGCCGCAAGCTCATATGCAAGTGGTAAGTAGTATGGTTGATTTCCATCTCAACCCGCAAGAAGCCATAGATGCGCCGCGCTGGCAATGGACAAGTGGAAAATCCGTGCAACTCGAACCTTCTTTTCCATTCCATATTGCCGAAGCATTAAAACGGCGAGGACACAACATCCAACTGCTTAACGAAACCATTATGATCGGACGCGGACAAATCATCTTACAGCAAGACGACGGCGTCTATGTCGCCGCTACTGAAGGACGTACAGACGGGTATATTGCTGTGTGGTAG
- a CDS encoding GntR family transcriptional regulator, translated as MPKYKIIARQMMRKINSDDMKQGDKLASIEELMKYFDVGKNTIIQVLTLLERQGYIYQVRGSGNFVRKHRRHGYINILEANGFQSTLQGFRLGSEMLDLKIIKPNTEVMANLDITAEEDVYYVKRLRSIEGRKFAVERSYYVKDIVPYLNQEIVEESIFRYLMEDLKLKPGFTDHFLRVGKLNQENAELLNLNTGDPTAFLESIYYLENGQPFDYSKVLYHYEETQFFIQGTNNMEL; from the coding sequence ATGCCAAAGTATAAAATCATTGCGCGGCAAATGATGCGAAAAATTAATTCAGATGATATGAAGCAAGGGGACAAATTAGCCAGTATTGAAGAACTAATGAAATATTTTGATGTAGGGAAAAATACCATTATCCAAGTTTTAACCCTGCTAGAAAGACAAGGCTATATTTATCAGGTAAGAGGTAGTGGTAATTTTGTACGAAAACACCGGCGACACGGTTACATCAATATTTTAGAAGCAAATGGATTCCAAAGTACTTTGCAAGGTTTTCGTTTGGGCTCAGAAATGCTCGATTTAAAGATAATTAAGCCCAACACAGAGGTGATGGCTAATTTAGATATCACAGCAGAAGAAGATGTTTATTATGTGAAACGTTTACGTTCGATTGAAGGAAGAAAATTTGCTGTTGAGAGATCCTATTATGTAAAAGATATTGTCCCTTATTTAAATCAAGAGATCGTGGAAGAGTCCATCTTTCGTTATCTTATGGAAGATTTAAAACTAAAGCCAGGTTTTACAGATCATTTTTTACGAGTGGGAAAATTAAACCAAGAAAACGCAGAATTGTTAAATCTAAATACGGGAGACCCTACGGCCTTTTTAGAGTCTATCTATTATTTGGAAAATGGACAGCCTTTTGACTATTCAAAAGTTCTTTATCACTATGAAGAAACGCAATTTTTCATTCAAGGGACAAATAACATGGAGCTGTAA
- a CDS encoding beta-glucoside-specific PTS transporter subunit IIABC: protein MANNKETATFIVEHIGGQQNVDSLVHCATRLRFKLKDTSKVDEKALKDHPGILTAVESGAQYQVVIGNHVAKVYQEIMDQYDIQAGESSDADEGKSAEEIKQSVRSKNPIAIVFEYISGTFSPLIPALAGSGMIKALLAVLTMAGWLSEESSTYAVLDAASNGLFYFFPVFIGISAAKFLKVNPYVGGVIGAGLLEPSFASLMDASQSLDFMGIPLIISDYTQTVFPMLVAMAFYAPIERFFKKYSPDTIQLFFVPMMGILIMVPLTALIFGPFSQYLSQAIANGLVALLDLSSILTGVVFASVWPFLVVLGVHWGITPIQLDNLARGGDPLNAMAAGATFAQMGIAFGIFLRYRKNKDLSSLSLAGTVSGIVAGVTEPILYGFILRYRRLIPILLVSGAAGGGLVGFFGAEMYSYAFNSVLTIPAYGPIPQYVFSIAVSFIVGTVLTFIFGLGKEADASIATESTNTAPESKEEVEAEKEADDKEELVEGKQIKIQSPLSGELVPLTEVEDEVFSSGAMGKGAAILPTDGTLVAPFDSKISSFFPTKHAIGLTDENGIELLIHIGMDTVQLDGKHFSSSVEEGQEVKQGDTLVNFDVEAIQQAGYSVVSPVIVTNTDSFKQVASEKSRHVEPNDTIITVVK from the coding sequence ATGGCAAATAATAAAGAAACCGCTACATTTATTGTAGAGCACATTGGTGGTCAACAAAATGTTGATTCTCTCGTCCATTGTGCGACACGTTTACGATTTAAATTAAAAGATACGAGTAAGGTGGATGAAAAAGCACTAAAAGATCATCCAGGTATTTTAACCGCAGTTGAAAGCGGTGCCCAATATCAAGTTGTCATTGGTAACCACGTAGCCAAAGTTTACCAAGAAATTATGGACCAATATGATATCCAAGCTGGTGAATCCAGTGACGCTGATGAAGGAAAAAGTGCAGAGGAAATCAAACAATCCGTTCGTTCAAAGAATCCAATCGCTATTGTTTTTGAATATATTTCCGGAACATTTTCCCCACTAATTCCAGCTTTAGCCGGTTCAGGGATGATTAAAGCGCTTTTAGCTGTACTTACAATGGCTGGCTGGTTGAGTGAAGAAAGTTCTACCTATGCTGTATTAGATGCAGCTTCTAATGGGCTATTTTATTTCTTCCCCGTCTTTATCGGGATATCAGCTGCAAAATTCTTAAAAGTTAATCCTTATGTCGGTGGTGTTATTGGCGCTGGCTTATTAGAGCCTAGTTTTGCATCATTAATGGATGCCAGTCAAAGTTTAGATTTTATGGGCATTCCGTTAATTATTTCTGATTACACGCAAACCGTTTTTCCGATGTTAGTTGCTATGGCTTTTTATGCACCTATCGAACGTTTTTTTAAAAAATATTCTCCAGACACAATCCAACTATTTTTTGTGCCTATGATGGGAATTTTAATTATGGTGCCATTAACCGCTTTAATTTTTGGTCCATTTTCACAATATCTTAGTCAAGCAATTGCAAACGGATTAGTCGCTTTACTTGATTTGTCCTCTATACTAACCGGTGTTGTTTTTGCTTCCGTTTGGCCATTTCTTGTTGTATTGGGTGTACATTGGGGAATTACACCTATCCAACTCGATAACTTAGCTCGTGGTGGCGATCCATTGAACGCCATGGCAGCAGGCGCAACTTTTGCTCAAATGGGAATCGCTTTTGGTATTTTCTTACGTTACCGCAAAAATAAAGATTTAAGTTCCTTATCTCTTGCTGGAACTGTTTCCGGTATCGTCGCTGGTGTAACCGAACCTATCTTATATGGTTTTATTTTGCGCTATCGTCGTTTAATTCCTATTTTACTTGTCTCCGGTGCTGCTGGTGGAGGTCTTGTAGGATTCTTCGGCGCTGAAATGTATAGCTATGCATTTAACAGTGTACTCACAATTCCAGCTTACGGACCTATTCCACAATATGTATTTAGTATCGCTGTTTCCTTTATTGTAGGAACAGTTTTGACCTTTATTTTTGGTTTAGGAAAAGAGGCCGATGCTTCTATTGCGACTGAATCAACAAACACAGCACCCGAAAGTAAAGAAGAAGTTGAAGCCGAAAAAGAAGCTGATGATAAAGAAGAACTCGTTGAAGGTAAACAAATTAAAATTCAATCTCCTCTTAGCGGAGAATTAGTTCCGTTGACTGAAGTAGAAGATGAAGTATTTTCTTCAGGCGCTATGGGTAAAGGCGCTGCTATTTTACCTACGGATGGTACATTAGTTGCTCCATTTGATAGTAAAATTTCGTCCTTTTTCCCTACAAAACATGCGATTGGATTAACAGACGAAAATGGCATTGAATTATTAATCCACATCGGAATGGACACTGTCCAATTAGATGGTAAACATTTTTCTAGCTCTGTAGAAGAAGGGCAAGAAGTAAAACAAGGCGATACGCTAGTCAATTTCGATGTTGAAGCCATTCAACAAGCCGGCTATTCCGTAGTGTCTCCCGTAATTGTGACAAATACCGATAGCTTCAAACAAGTGGCTAGTGAAAAATCACGTCACGTCGAACCAAATGACACGATTATAACTGTAGTTAAATAA
- a CDS encoding 6-phospho-beta-glucosidase — MSKLPKDFLWGGAVAAHQIEGGWDQDGKGPSVADVMTVGGPNKRREITDTIEKDKFYPNHEAIDFYHHYKEDVQLFAEMGLKAFRTSINWTRIFPNGDDAEPNEAGLQFYDNLFDECLKHGIEPVVTLTHFEMPLNLAKNYGGFRNRKVVDLFVRFAEVVFKRYKDKVKYWMTFNEINNMMDYTNPIFLWTNVGVQVKEGENPKEVMYTAAHHTLIASALAVAKGKEINPNFQIGAMVSHVPIYPLNSDPNNVMLAEESMHLRYFFPDVQVRGKYPNYALKEFKRDGLNIPILEGDADILANGKVDYLGFSYYMSNVVDINTGENEDENIHGKIPYQVDNPYLSVSDWGWAIDPVGLRYTLNRFWDRYQIPLFIVENGFGAVDTVEEDGSIHDPERIDYLRQHIQEMIKAVDYDGVELMGYTPWGIIDLVSFTTGEMKKRYGMIYVDRDNEGNGTMERSKKDSFDWYKHVIETNGEELE; from the coding sequence ATGAGTAAATTACCAAAAGACTTTCTATGGGGCGGCGCAGTTGCCGCCCATCAAATCGAAGGCGGCTGGGATCAAGATGGCAAAGGCCCTAGCGTTGCGGATGTTATGACCGTTGGTGGTCCAAATAAACGCAGAGAAATTACGGATACGATCGAAAAAGACAAATTTTATCCTAACCATGAAGCCATCGATTTTTATCATCACTATAAAGAAGATGTTCAACTTTTTGCTGAAATGGGGTTAAAAGCATTCCGAACTTCGATTAATTGGACGCGCATTTTTCCAAATGGAGATGATGCTGAGCCTAACGAAGCCGGATTGCAGTTTTACGACAATCTATTTGATGAATGCCTAAAACATGGCATCGAGCCTGTAGTTACGCTAACTCACTTTGAAATGCCATTAAACCTTGCTAAAAATTATGGTGGTTTTCGCAATCGTAAAGTTGTTGATTTATTCGTTCGTTTTGCCGAAGTTGTCTTCAAACGCTACAAAGATAAAGTAAAATACTGGATGACCTTTAACGAAATCAATAACATGATGGACTATACAAACCCAATATTTTTGTGGACCAATGTGGGCGTGCAAGTGAAAGAAGGCGAAAATCCCAAAGAAGTAATGTATACAGCAGCACATCACACATTAATTGCAAGTGCTCTAGCTGTAGCTAAAGGAAAAGAAATCAATCCGAACTTCCAAATTGGGGCAATGGTCTCCCATGTGCCGATTTATCCTTTAAATTCTGATCCTAATAATGTCATGTTAGCGGAGGAATCCATGCATTTGCGCTATTTCTTCCCAGACGTACAAGTACGCGGTAAGTATCCAAACTATGCCCTAAAAGAATTCAAGCGCGACGGATTAAATATTCCTATTTTAGAGGGCGATGCAGATATTTTAGCTAACGGTAAGGTCGATTACTTGGGCTTTAGTTATTACATGTCGAACGTAGTGGACATCAATACAGGTGAAAATGAAGATGAAAACATCCATGGAAAGATTCCTTATCAAGTAGACAACCCTTATCTTTCTGTCAGTGACTGGGGCTGGGCGATCGATCCCGTAGGTTTGCGTTACACGCTCAATCGTTTCTGGGACAGATATCAAATTCCGTTATTTATTGTAGAAAATGGATTTGGTGCTGTCGATACCGTGGAAGAAGATGGCAGCATCCATGATCCTGAGCGTATCGATTACCTCCGCCAACACATTCAAGAAATGATCAAAGCTGTTGATTACGATGGCGTAGAACTCATGGGATATACGCCATGGGGAATTATCGATCTTGTTTCCTTTACCACGGGCGAAATGAAAAAACGCTACGGCATGATTTATGTTGATCGTGACAACGAAGGTAATGGCACCATGGAACGGTCTAAAAAAGATTCGTTTGATTGGTATAAACATGTCATTGAAACAAA